A region from the Nostoc sp. HK-01 genome encodes:
- the uvrB gene encoding excinuclease ABC subunit B, which yields MTEFCLQAPFTPTGDQPQAIAQLVSSIQSGNRYQTLLGATGTGKTFTVAAVIEKIGKPTLVLAHNKTLAAQLCNELREFFPQNAVEYFVSYYDYYQPEAYIPVTDTYIEKTAAINDEIDMLRHSATRSLFERRDVIVVASISCIYGLGIPAEYLKAAIPLKIGMEVNQREVLRDLASVQYSRNDVEMGRGRFRVRGDVLEIGPAYEDRIIRVEFFGDEIDAIRYIDPVTGEIINSLNAVNIYPARHFVTPEERLEVACDDIAFELKQQKLELETAGKLLEAQRIDQRTRYDLEMLREVGYCNGVENYSRHLAGRQAGEPPECLIDYFPKDWLLVIDESHVTVPQIRGMYNGDQARKKVLIEHGFRLPSAADNRPLKADEFWQKVNQCIFVSATPGDWELEISENHIVEQVIRPTGVIDPEISVRPTEGQIDDLLGEIKDRVDRHERTLITTLTKRMAEDLTEYLQDHSVRVRYLHSEINSIERIEIIQDLRDGNFDVLVGVNLLREGLDLPEVSLVAILDADKEGFLRAERSLIQTIGRAARHIHGQAILYADNLTNSMIRAIEETDRRRGIQTAYNRIHGITPQPIVKKSSNAILSFLDVSRRLNATDLKVVDEHIDELPLEEIPGLIGKLEAQMKDASKKLEFEEAAKLRDRIKHLRDKLIGH from the coding sequence ATGACAGAATTTTGTCTTCAAGCTCCCTTTACGCCTACAGGCGATCAACCACAAGCGATCGCGCAACTTGTTTCCAGTATCCAATCGGGTAATCGTTACCAAACCTTACTGGGAGCCACAGGAACCGGCAAAACCTTTACAGTAGCAGCAGTAATTGAGAAAATTGGCAAACCAACTTTAGTTTTGGCACATAACAAAACTTTAGCTGCACAACTTTGTAATGAGTTACGTGAGTTCTTTCCTCAAAATGCAGTCGAGTATTTTGTCAGCTACTACGATTATTATCAACCAGAAGCGTATATTCCGGTAACAGATACTTATATTGAAAAGACAGCTGCGATTAATGATGAAATTGATATGTTGCGTCATTCAGCGACGCGATCGCTGTTTGAACGCCGTGATGTCATAGTTGTTGCTTCTATTAGCTGTATTTACGGTTTAGGAATTCCCGCCGAATACTTAAAAGCAGCCATACCCTTAAAAATCGGTATGGAAGTCAATCAACGGGAAGTTTTGCGTGATTTAGCATCTGTGCAGTATAGCCGCAACGATGTAGAAATGGGTCGGGGACGTTTTCGTGTGCGGGGTGATGTTTTAGAAATTGGCCCCGCCTACGAAGATAGAATTATTCGGGTCGAATTTTTTGGTGATGAAATTGATGCGATTCGCTATATTGACCCTGTGACGGGCGAAATTATTAATAGTTTGAATGCTGTAAATATTTATCCAGCGCGTCACTTTGTCACCCCAGAAGAACGATTAGAAGTTGCTTGCGACGATATTGCTTTTGAATTAAAACAGCAAAAATTAGAATTAGAAACAGCAGGTAAATTATTAGAAGCACAACGCATAGATCAGCGTACTCGTTACGACTTAGAAATGCTGCGGGAAGTAGGTTACTGCAACGGTGTCGAAAACTATTCTCGTCACCTTGCAGGCCGACAAGCAGGCGAACCACCAGAATGTTTAATTGATTATTTCCCGAAAGATTGGCTATTAGTAATTGATGAATCTCATGTAACTGTGCCGCAAATTCGGGGTATGTATAACGGCGACCAAGCTCGAAAAAAAGTTTTAATTGAACATGGATTTCGTCTTCCCAGCGCCGCCGATAATCGTCCTTTAAAAGCAGATGAATTTTGGCAAAAAGTCAACCAATGTATTTTTGTTTCCGCTACACCCGGAGATTGGGAATTAGAAATTTCTGAAAATCACATAGTTGAACAAGTAATCCGTCCCACTGGTGTAATTGACCCAGAAATTTCTGTGCGTCCCACCGAAGGACAAATTGATGATTTGCTAGGAGAAATTAAAGACAGAGTTGACCGTCATGAAAGAACGTTGATTACAACGTTAACTAAACGCATGGCGGAAGATTTGACCGAATATTTGCAAGACCACAGTGTTCGGGTGCGGTATTTGCATTCAGAAATTAATTCGATTGAACGGATTGAAATTATTCAAGATTTACGTGATGGCAATTTTGATGTGTTAGTTGGGGTAAACTTGCTGCGGGAAGGTTTAGATTTACCAGAAGTTTCTTTAGTGGCAATTTTAGATGCTGATAAAGAAGGTTTCTTGCGCGCTGAACGCTCTTTAATTCAAACTATTGGTAGAGCCGCACGTCACATTCATGGACAAGCAATTTTATATGCTGATAATTTAACCAACAGCATGATTAGAGCCATTGAAGAAACTGACAGAAGACGTGGAATTCAAACTGCATATAACCGGATACATGGAATTACACCACAACCAATTGTCAAAAAATCGAGTAATGCCATTTTGTCATTTTTAGATGTATCTCGTAGATTAAATGCTACAGACTTAAAAGTTGTAGATGAACATATAGACGAATTACCTTTAGAAGAGATTCCCGGATTGATTGGCAAGCTAGAAGCACAGATGAAAGATGCCTCCAAAAAACTAGAATTTGAAGAAGCGGCAAAATTGCGCGATCGCATCAAACATCTGCGAGATAAATTAATCGGACACTAG
- a CDS encoding glycosyl transferase family 8: MLVNLTSQPIFLVCAADNNYAMPLAVTVRSALANLKSKRKISLLIIDGGISKSNKKKIIKSFSPEQIDIYWVQPDNKIFENLVLSRHLTISCYYRLLITEFLPQEVNKAIYLDSDMVVTGDLEELWNIDIADNYVLAVQDDVQLYISMSTGLRNYQDHGLSPDRKYFNSGLLVINLEKWRTENIGLKVISYLRENIEYAPDDQDGLNAVMAGKWGELHPKWNQMPRVYNYLSSEDSPYPEDIYQEMLHNPGIIHFTNAPKPWYSGLRTQCQHPKKHLFFQYLDMTSWKGWRDTYWRRLGRKMGKLTLLNTSKL, translated from the coding sequence ATGCTGGTTAATTTAACTTCTCAACCCATTTTCCTAGTTTGTGCTGCTGATAATAACTATGCAATGCCCTTAGCCGTGACAGTTCGTTCAGCCTTAGCAAATCTAAAGAGTAAGCGTAAAATATCACTATTAATTATTGATGGGGGAATTAGTAAATCTAACAAGAAAAAGATTATTAAATCATTCAGCCCAGAACAAATAGATATTTATTGGGTACAGCCAGATAATAAAATTTTTGAAAATTTAGTCTTATCAAGGCATCTCACAATTAGCTGTTATTATCGATTACTGATTACAGAATTTTTACCCCAAGAAGTTAATAAGGCAATTTATCTAGATAGCGATATGGTTGTAACAGGAGATTTAGAAGAATTATGGAATATTGATATTGCAGACAACTATGTACTAGCTGTTCAGGATGACGTGCAACTATATATATCAATGTCTACAGGATTGAGAAATTATCAAGACCACGGATTATCTCCAGATCGTAAATATTTTAATTCTGGGCTGTTAGTTATCAATTTGGAGAAATGGCGAACTGAAAATATCGGATTAAAAGTTATCAGTTATCTCAGAGAGAATATAGAATATGCCCCTGATGATCAAGATGGGTTAAACGCAGTTATGGCTGGAAAATGGGGAGAACTTCATCCAAAATGGAATCAAATGCCTAGAGTCTATAATTATTTATCATCAGAAGATAGCCCCTATCCAGAAGATATATATCAAGAAATGTTGCATAATCCTGGCATCATTCATTTTACCAACGCACCTAAACCTTGGTATTCAGGATTACGCACTCAATGTCAACATCCAAAAAAACATTTATTTTTTCAATATCTTGATATGACATCTTGGAAAGGATGGCGAGATACTTATTGGAGACGATTGGGGAGAAAAATGGGTAAGCTCACCTTACTCAATACCTCAAAATTATAA
- a CDS encoding TPR repeat protein, translated as MIALNTSPSLHQRANEYFLNENYIQAANLYEQAISANPEIKSNYWHLGLIFLLQEQEVEAQTTWFMAMMEGEAEQVNVWNAELLEILETEAERQEKLEKYDVCEKIRQNIRQIDPDNIHNLLHLIHLYIKLETYTEETLSELNIFEIINATTKTDINLEILGKTIGSVLHYTQLYPSTIEFFEACSLHFTENPQALMNIFIAAAVDIAYSRQQPKIAVQLCEIYLRLDKNSPGVLGHLASFYQNSADYELGIETAKTFYSLVERLPEKIFANRQILRGLMSAGGQWQESYSVNQRQQDLLAELIAANPQDLTPMDVSILLNSNYFAFYIEDNIAKNRSVQKKILQICQENHNIYAQAQVEKYAQGHLERKKQRISQKKLKIGYISHCFKSHSVGWLARWLLQYHDRDKFDINGYFVNSDNVSDILHQWYINQMDKVFKSYNVWSLAEEIYQDEIDILIDLDSITLDITCEVMTFKPAPVQVTWLGWDASGSPSIDYFIADPYVLSESAQEHYQEKIWRLPQTYIAVDGFEVNVPKVRRDELDIPGDAVVYFSGQRGFKRHPDITRLQLKIIKEVPNSYFLIKGLADEESTQKFFAQIAAEEEVDYARLRFLPDAPTEGVHRANLDIADIVLDTYPYNGATTTLETLWMCIPMVTRVGEQFAARNSYTMMMNAGISEGIAWTDEEYVEWGIRLGKDAALRQQIAWKLRQSRKTSPLWNGKQFAREIEKAYEQMWQNYTTTCVTTEQV; from the coding sequence ATGATTGCCCTAAATACTTCCCCCAGCTTACATCAGCGTGCCAATGAGTACTTTCTGAATGAAAATTACATTCAAGCAGCTAACCTCTATGAACAAGCAATTTCTGCAAACCCAGAGATTAAATCTAACTATTGGCATTTAGGATTAATCTTCCTCTTACAAGAACAAGAAGTAGAAGCACAAACGACTTGGTTCATGGCAATGATGGAAGGAGAAGCAGAACAAGTCAATGTTTGGAATGCTGAATTATTAGAAATTTTAGAGACAGAAGCCGAACGTCAAGAGAAGCTAGAAAAATATGATGTTTGCGAAAAAATTCGGCAAAACATTAGGCAAATTGATCCCGATAATATTCACAACCTCCTGCATCTAATTCATCTATATATTAAGCTTGAAACTTATACAGAGGAAACATTAAGCGAACTAAATATATTTGAAATTATTAATGCCACTACAAAAACAGACATCAATTTAGAAATTCTAGGTAAAACCATAGGTAGTGTTTTACACTATACACAACTATATCCTTCTACCATAGAATTCTTTGAAGCTTGTTCGCTACATTTTACAGAAAATCCTCAAGCTTTAATGAATATCTTTATAGCCGCTGCTGTAGACATTGCTTACTCGCGTCAGCAACCAAAAATAGCAGTGCAGTTATGCGAAATTTATTTACGTCTAGATAAAAATAGTCCAGGAGTTTTAGGTCATTTAGCTAGTTTTTATCAAAATTCTGCTGACTATGAATTAGGTATAGAAACAGCAAAAACTTTTTATTCTTTGGTGGAGAGATTACCAGAAAAGATTTTTGCAAACCGTCAGATATTAAGGGGTTTGATGAGTGCTGGTGGTCAGTGGCAAGAGTCTTATTCTGTCAATCAAAGGCAGCAAGATTTATTAGCAGAACTCATAGCTGCAAATCCTCAAGATTTGACACCAATGGATGTATCTATACTTTTAAATTCTAATTATTTTGCATTTTATATAGAAGACAATATAGCAAAAAATAGGTCGGTGCAGAAGAAAATACTGCAAATATGCCAAGAAAATCATAATATTTATGCCCAAGCACAAGTAGAAAAATATGCTCAAGGACATTTAGAAAGAAAGAAACAAAGAATATCTCAGAAAAAACTAAAAATAGGTTATATTTCCCATTGTTTCAAAAGTCATTCTGTAGGCTGGTTGGCACGATGGTTATTGCAATATCATGACCGGGATAAGTTTGATATTAATGGTTATTTTGTTAATAGTGATAATGTATCTGATATCTTGCACCAGTGGTATATTAACCAAATGGATAAGGTATTCAAATCCTATAATGTTTGGTCACTAGCAGAAGAAATTTATCAAGATGAAATTGATATTTTAATCGACTTGGATAGCATCACACTGGATATAACTTGTGAAGTGATGACCTTCAAACCAGCACCAGTTCAGGTGACATGGTTAGGCTGGGATGCTTCGGGTAGTCCATCGATAGATTATTTTATTGCTGATCCCTACGTTCTTTCAGAATCTGCACAGGAACACTATCAGGAAAAAATTTGGCGTTTACCTCAAACCTATATAGCAGTGGATGGTTTTGAAGTAAATGTGCCTAAAGTCCGTCGAGATGAATTAGATATTCCTGGTGACGCAGTTGTTTATTTCTCTGGTCAAAGGGGATTTAAGAGACATCCAGATATTACAAGATTGCAGTTAAAAATTATCAAAGAAGTTCCAAATAGCTATTTCTTAATTAAAGGTTTGGCTGATGAAGAATCAACTCAAAAATTCTTTGCCCAAATAGCAGCAGAAGAAGAAGTAGATTATGCAAGATTACGATTTTTACCAGATGCTCCGACAGAAGGTGTTCACCGAGCTAATTTAGATATTGCTGATATAGTTTTAGATACTTATCCTTACAATGGAGCGACAACTACTTTAGAAACTCTGTGGATGTGCATCCCGATGGTGACGCGAGTGGGTGAGCAATTTGCGGCACGTAACAGCTACACTATGATGATGAATGCTGGTATTTCTGAAGGTATAGCTTGGACTGATGAAGAGTATGTAGAGTGGGGTATACGTTTAGGCAAAGATGCGGCTTTACGACAACAAATTGCGTGGAAGCTGAGACAATCAAGAAAAACTTCACCTTTGTGGAATGGTAAGCAATTTGCTCGTGAAATTGAAAAAGCTTATGAGCAAATGTGGCAGAATTATACAACTACTTGTGTGACTACAGAACAAGTATAA
- a CDS encoding general secretion pathway protein H, with the protein MLKPELQAKYLQYLNNRKKKQEEGFTLIELLVVVIIIGVLAAIALPSLLGQVNKAKQSEARNYIGTVNRSQQAYYLEYQGFATSISQLQVGIKTQSDNYSYVIIGTSTLTQFNAQPVKPALKSYYGVVGTTLGSAATSEALTVAIACESPNPTTTAPTLATSSTGCQNNFASLAR; encoded by the coding sequence ATGCTCAAGCCAGAATTACAAGCTAAGTATCTACAGTACCTCAACAACCGCAAGAAGAAACAAGAAGAAGGTTTTACCTTAATTGAACTGCTAGTTGTAGTAATTATTATTGGTGTATTGGCAGCGATCGCGCTACCTTCTTTGCTCGGTCAAGTTAACAAAGCCAAACAGTCAGAAGCGAGAAACTACATTGGTACAGTTAACCGTTCTCAACAAGCTTACTACTTAGAATACCAAGGTTTTGCTACCAGTATTTCTCAGTTGCAAGTAGGTATTAAGACTCAATCAGATAACTATTCTTACGTTATTATCGGTACCAGTACTCTTACCCAATTTAACGCACAACCTGTTAAACCTGCGCTGAAATCTTATTACGGTGTAGTAGGTACAACACTAGGTAGTGCTGCTACATCTGAAGCACTCACAGTCGCAATAGCTTGTGAATCACCCAACCCTACGACAACGGCTCCCACCCTGGCTACAAGCTCTACCGGCTGTCAGAACAACTTCGCTTCCTTAGCTAGATAA
- a CDS encoding thioredoxin reductase, producing the protein MSSVKFMTNPTVENVVIIGSGPAGYTAAIYAGRANLKPVVFEGFQAGGLPGGQLMTTTEVENFPGFPQGITGPELMDRMKAQAERWGAELYTEDVISVDLSQRPFTVRSEEREVKAHSLIIATGATARRLGLDSEHLFWSRGISACAICDGATPIFHGAELAVIGAGDSAAEESIYLTKYGSKVNLLVRSDKMRASKAMQDRVLSNPKIQVHWNTEVVDVFGNGHMDGVKVRNNQTGAESQIHAKGLFYAIGHKPNTSLFQGQLDLDEVGYIVTKDGSVETSVEGVYAAGDVQDHEYRQAITAAGTGCMSALLAERWLSSNGLIQEFHQEPTINNELEHEPVQQKTEAEQEAGFNLNATRHEGGYALRKLFHESDRLLIVKYVAPGCGPCHTLKPILNKVVDEFDGKIHFVEIDIDKDREIAENAGVTGTPTVQFFKDKELVKEVKGVKQKSEYRLLIESNL; encoded by the coding sequence ATGAGTTCAGTTAAGTTTATGACTAACCCGACTGTAGAAAATGTGGTGATTATCGGTTCTGGGCCAGCAGGATACACCGCTGCCATCTATGCGGGACGAGCTAACCTGAAACCTGTTGTTTTTGAAGGTTTCCAAGCTGGAGGGTTGCCGGGTGGGCAACTGATGACAACGACGGAAGTAGAGAACTTTCCGGGGTTTCCTCAAGGCATTACTGGGCCGGAACTGATGGATCGGATGAAGGCACAGGCAGAGCGTTGGGGGGCTGAGTTATATACTGAGGATGTGATATCTGTTGATTTAAGTCAGCGTCCGTTTACAGTCCGTTCTGAAGAAAGAGAAGTTAAAGCCCACAGTTTAATTATTGCCACTGGAGCCACAGCAAGGCGCTTGGGTTTAGATAGCGAACATTTATTTTGGAGTCGGGGAATTTCTGCTTGTGCGATTTGCGATGGTGCAACACCAATTTTCCACGGCGCAGAGTTGGCGGTAATTGGGGCTGGTGATTCAGCAGCAGAAGAATCTATTTATCTGACTAAATACGGTTCCAAGGTAAATCTGTTGGTGCGGTCTGATAAGATGCGGGCTTCTAAAGCTATGCAAGACCGAGTTTTGAGTAACCCGAAAATCCAGGTGCATTGGAATACAGAAGTTGTGGATGTGTTCGGTAACGGACACATGGATGGGGTGAAAGTTCGCAATAATCAAACTGGTGCAGAAAGCCAAATTCATGCCAAGGGTTTATTTTATGCGATCGGTCACAAGCCTAATACCTCTTTATTTCAGGGACAACTAGATCTAGATGAGGTGGGTTACATCGTCACCAAAGACGGTTCTGTAGAAACTAGTGTAGAAGGCGTTTATGCGGCTGGTGACGTACAAGACCATGAATATCGACAAGCAATTACAGCTGCGGGTACAGGTTGTATGTCCGCATTGTTGGCAGAACGTTGGTTATCTTCTAATGGTTTGATTCAAGAGTTCCATCAAGAGCCAACAATTAATAATGAGTTAGAGCATGAGCCAGTACAGCAAAAAACTGAAGCTGAACAAGAAGCAGGGTTTAATTTAAACGCAACTCGCCATGAAGGTGGTTATGCTTTAAGGAAATTATTCCACGAAAGCGATCGCCTGCTGATTGTCAAATACGTCGCGCCAGGTTGCGGCCCTTGTCATACCCTCAAACCCATACTCAATAAAGTAGTGGATGAATTCGATGGCAAAATTCACTTTGTGGAAATTGACATTGATAAAGACCGGGAGATTGCCGAAAACGCAGGGGTAACAGGTACACCAACAGTGCAATTCTTCAAGGACAAAGAACTGGTGAAGGAAGTCAAAGGCGTGAAGCAAAAGAGCGAGTACCGCCTGTTGATTGAAAGCAATCTTTAA
- a CDS encoding binding-protein-dependent transport systems inner membrane component — MTITKRQLPTFLRFAKSSNLSQKLMIIGLAITLFFIFLAFFAPVLQAWGWLQNPKDFLANPIQEAPSAKHWFGTSRLGHDVFSRTLFGAQAALQVVILATALSMIIGVPLGMLSGYLGGRLDKLLLFLMDSIYTLPGLLLSVTLAFVVGRGIFNAAIAISIAYIPQYYRVVRNHTVSVKTEVFIEAAQAMGASTWIVLSRYLFFNVIQSVPVLFTLNAADAILVLGGLGFLGLGLPEEVPEWGHDLKQALEALPTGVWWTTLFPGLAMTFMVVGLSLLGEGLNEFVNPRLRGENGIRK; from the coding sequence ATGACCATCACTAAACGTCAGCTGCCAACATTTTTACGGTTTGCTAAAAGTTCTAACCTTTCCCAGAAGTTAATGATTATTGGGTTAGCCATCACCCTGTTTTTTATCTTTTTGGCATTTTTTGCCCCTGTGTTGCAGGCTTGGGGATGGCTACAAAACCCCAAAGATTTTCTTGCTAACCCCATTCAAGAAGCACCATCAGCTAAACATTGGTTCGGCACTAGCCGTTTGGGTCATGATGTCTTTTCTCGTACCTTGTTTGGCGCACAAGCTGCTTTACAAGTGGTAATTTTAGCTACCGCGCTGAGTATGATTATTGGCGTGCCATTGGGGATGCTGAGTGGCTATCTTGGCGGTAGGTTAGATAAGCTGTTGCTGTTCCTCATGGATAGCATTTACACCTTACCAGGATTATTACTGTCTGTAACCCTGGCGTTTGTTGTAGGCAGAGGTATTTTTAATGCCGCGATCGCAATTAGTATTGCTTACATCCCCCAATATTATCGAGTGGTTCGCAACCATACCGTGAGTGTCAAAACCGAAGTATTTATCGAAGCAGCACAAGCAATGGGCGCTTCTACTTGGATTGTGCTATCTCGCTATTTATTTTTCAACGTCATTCAGAGCGTACCTGTATTATTTACCCTCAACGCCGCCGATGCAATTTTAGTATTAGGCGGTTTAGGCTTTTTGGGTCTGGGGCTGCCAGAAGAAGTGCCAGAATGGGGACATGACCTAAAACAAGCCCTCGAAGCCCTCCCCACAGGTGTTTGGTGGACAACCTTGTTTCCTGGTTTAGCAATGACATTCATGGTGGTAGGGTTATCCCTACTTGGTGAGGGGTTAAATGAATTTGTCAATCCCCGTTTGCGGGGAGAAAATGGGATTCGTAAATAG
- a CDS encoding TPR repeat-containing protein, producing the protein MNNISDSLAIAILHQQAGRFFEAEQIYTQTLQEQPNQVDALYLSGTLAHQLGDTEKAIAFYRQTLVINPALASVHSNLGIALKQQGLWKEAIQHYQEAIALQPHSAQFHYNLGLVFQELGNLESAKDSYRQATILQPNYPLAYNNLGLVLLHLGEIEAAITCYKTAIQLQPDLAEAHQNLAEALLLNGDFDLGLAAYEWRWRMFTPEQLPNFATPQWDGAPLDGKTILLYAEQGLGDTFQFIRYADLVRDRGGRVIVACLFAQVELLKTVPGVEKVLALDEELPEFHTQAPLMSLPYLLGTTIETIPAKIPYIFASKSHNFQLAASPETKLKVGIVWAGNPGNRNDSRRTSGLQPFLPLFKIPAVEFYSLQVGKSSQDLAQLPADIKIQDLSSYLHNFNDTAAAITQLDLVLTIDTSVAHLAGALGKPTWVVLPFIPDWRWLLHRDDSPWYPTMRLFRQESVGDWSGVFAKVGQKIMKYEV; encoded by the coding sequence ATGAATAATATTTCTGACAGTTTAGCGATCGCCATTCTTCATCAACAAGCGGGTCGCTTCTTTGAGGCTGAACAAATATATACCCAAACTCTGCAAGAGCAACCAAATCAGGTTGATGCTTTGTATTTATCGGGTACACTTGCCCATCAGTTAGGTGACACAGAAAAAGCGATCGCTTTTTACCGTCAAACTTTGGTCATTAATCCAGCCTTGGCCTCAGTTCACAGCAATCTTGGTATTGCTTTGAAACAGCAGGGTTTATGGAAAGAGGCAATTCAACATTATCAGGAAGCGATCGCCCTACAGCCTCACTCTGCTCAATTTCATTACAACTTGGGTCTAGTTTTTCAAGAACTAGGTAACTTAGAGTCCGCTAAAGATTCCTATCGCCAAGCGACTATTCTTCAGCCAAATTATCCCTTAGCCTACAATAACTTAGGTCTAGTGCTGCTCCACTTAGGAGAGATAGAAGCAGCCATTACCTGCTATAAAACAGCAATTCAATTACAGCCAGATTTAGCCGAAGCCCACCAGAATTTAGCCGAAGCACTATTATTAAACGGAGATTTTGATCTTGGCTTGGCAGCTTATGAATGGCGCTGGCGAATGTTTACACCTGAACAACTACCCAACTTTGCCACACCGCAGTGGGATGGCGCTCCCTTAGATGGTAAAACTATCTTGCTGTATGCAGAACAAGGGCTAGGTGATACATTTCAGTTTATTCGCTATGCTGACTTAGTGCGCGATCGCGGTGGTCGAGTGATCGTAGCTTGTCTATTTGCTCAAGTGGAATTACTCAAAACTGTTCCTGGTGTAGAAAAAGTTTTGGCGCTGGATGAAGAATTACCAGAGTTCCATACTCAAGCACCCTTGATGAGCTTACCTTATCTTTTGGGGACAACTATCGAAACAATTCCGGCAAAAATACCTTATATATTTGCGTCTAAATCTCATAATTTTCAGTTAGCAGCCTCACCAGAAACTAAACTCAAAGTTGGCATTGTTTGGGCTGGTAATCCTGGAAATCGGAATGACAGTAGACGTACCTCTGGGCTACAGCCATTTTTACCATTGTTCAAAATACCAGCAGTCGAGTTTTATAGCCTTCAGGTGGGTAAAAGTTCTCAAGACTTAGCGCAACTACCTGCTGATATTAAAATTCAGGATTTGAGCAGTTATTTGCATAACTTTAATGATACAGCTGCGGCGATCACTCAATTAGATTTAGTCTTAACAATAGATACTTCAGTTGCCCACTTAGCCGGCGCACTGGGTAAACCAACCTGGGTAGTTTTGCCTTTTATTCCTGACTGGCGATGGTTATTGCACCGAGATGACAGTCCTTGGTATCCGACAATGCGACTGTTTCGCCAAGAATCTGTGGGTGACTGGTCTGGAGTATTTGCCAAGGTAGGGCAGAAAATTATGAAATATGAAGTGTAA